One segment of Brassica napus cultivar Da-Ae chromosome C3, Da-Ae, whole genome shotgun sequence DNA contains the following:
- the LOC125583397 gene encoding loricrin-like isoform X2, with protein MAHIVARRYFQIMLLCLLISSPLDVIAQGGQAGDIPVVNPTSPGGDTTTPTITQPSPPSSTFPGPVTNPNPPTGGYPPLDGTTPTGGGYPPLDGTTPTGGGGYPPLDGTTPTGGGAPGGGGGGGDTGPGAGGGGAPGGGGGGDTGAGGGGGAPGGGGGGDTGGGGGGGSGQWCIAKANASPTSLQVALDYACGYGGADCGQIQQGASCYEPNTIRDHASFAFNSYYQKHPGSDSCNFGGAAQLTSTDPSKGSCRFSASSGTVSTSPPSQPSPPDFNSPPSTSTFPPPITTPTTGMPGSGPPFGVAEPTGLPSSATHASHSFISFFTAVGILLLRQYYL; from the exons ATGGCTCACATTGTTGCTCGTCGATATTTTCAGATCATGCTTCTATGTCTTCTAATCAGTTCAC CTCTAGATGTTATAGCTCAGGGAGGACAAGCTGGTGATATACCAGTGGTTAATCCTACATCTCCAGGTGGCGATACCACCACACCAACCATTACCCAACCATCACCGCCTTCCTCAACGTTTCCAGGTCCagtcacaaacccaaatccaccaACTGGTGGCTATCCACCGTTAGATGGTACAACACCAACCGGTGGTGGCTATCCACCACTTGATGGTACCACACCGACCGGTGGCGGCGGCTATCCACCACTTGATGGTACTACACCAACAGGTGGTGGTGCACctggtggtggaggtggaggtggCGACACTGGTCCAGGTGCTG GTGGCGGTGGTGCACCTGGTGGAGGCGGAGGTGGTGACACCGGCGCAGGTGGTGGCGGTGGTGCACCTGGTGGAGGCGGAGGTGGTGACactggtggaggtggtggtggcggtAGTGGCCAGTGGTGTATAGCTAAAGCAAATGCTTCGCCAACATCATTACAGGTGGCTTTGGATTACGCTTGTGGGTATGGAGGAGCTGATTGCGGCCAGATCCAGCAAGGTGCAAGCTGTTACGAGCCTAACACTATTCGTGATCATGCTTCATTTGCTTTTAATAGTTATTACCAGAAGCATCCTGGTTCAGACAGCTGCAATTTTGGAGGGGCTGCACAACTTACCAGCACAGATCCAA GTAAAGGAAGCTGTCGCTTCTCAGCATCATCAGGAACAGTCAG CACAAGCCCGCCGAGCCAACCGAGTCCACCAGATTTTAACTCCCCACCTTCTACTTCTACCTTCCCACCGCCAATAACAACTCCAACTACAGGCATGCCTGGTTCAGGACCACCCTTCGGCGTGGCAGAGCCAACGGGGCTTCCGAGTTCAGCAACTCATGCGTCGCATAGcttcatttcattttttacaGCAGTTGGGATACTACTACTGAGGCAATATTATCTTTAA
- the LOC125583397 gene encoding loricrin-like isoform X1, whose translation MAHIVARRYFQIMLLCLLISSPLDVIAQGGQAGDIPVVNPTSPGGDTTTPTITQPSPPSSTFPGPVTNPNPPTGGYPPLDGTTPTGGGYPPLDGTTPTGGGGYPPLDGTTPTGGGAPGGGGGGGDTGPGAGGGGAPGGGGGGDTGAGGGGGAPGGGGGGAPGGGGGGDTGAGGGGGAPGGGGGGDTGGGGGGGSGQWCIAKANASPTSLQVALDYACGYGGADCGQIQQGASCYEPNTIRDHASFAFNSYYQKHPGSDSCNFGGAAQLTSTDPSKGSCRFSASSGTVSTSPPSQPSPPDFNSPPSTSTFPPPITTPTTGMPGSGPPFGVAEPTGLPSSATHASHSFISFFTAVGILLLRQYYL comes from the exons ATGGCTCACATTGTTGCTCGTCGATATTTTCAGATCATGCTTCTATGTCTTCTAATCAGTTCAC CTCTAGATGTTATAGCTCAGGGAGGACAAGCTGGTGATATACCAGTGGTTAATCCTACATCTCCAGGTGGCGATACCACCACACCAACCATTACCCAACCATCACCGCCTTCCTCAACGTTTCCAGGTCCagtcacaaacccaaatccaccaACTGGTGGCTATCCACCGTTAGATGGTACAACACCAACCGGTGGTGGCTATCCACCACTTGATGGTACCACACCGACCGGTGGCGGCGGCTATCCACCACTTGATGGTACTACACCAACAGGTGGTGGTGCACctggtggtggaggtggaggtggCGACACTGGTCCAGGTGCTGGTGGCGGTGGTGCACCTGGTGGAGGCGGAGGTGGTGACACCGGCGCAGGTGGTGGCGGTGGTGCACCTGGTGGAGGTGGCGGTGGTGCACCTGGTGGAGGCGGAGGTGGTGACACCGGCGCAGGTGGTGGCGGTGGTGCACCTGGTGGAGGCGGAGGTGGTGACactggtggaggtggtggtggcggtAGTGGCCAGTGGTGTATAGCTAAAGCAAATGCTTCGCCAACATCATTACAGGTGGCTTTGGATTACGCTTGTGGGTATGGAGGAGCTGATTGCGGCCAGATCCAGCAAGGTGCAAGCTGTTACGAGCCTAACACTATTCGTGATCATGCTTCATTTGCTTTTAATAGTTATTACCAGAAGCATCCTGGTTCAGACAGCTGCAATTTTGGAGGGGCTGCACAACTTACCAGCACAGATCCAA GTAAAGGAAGCTGTCGCTTCTCAGCATCATCAGGAACAGTCAG CACAAGCCCGCCGAGCCAACCGAGTCCACCAGATTTTAACTCCCCACCTTCTACTTCTACCTTCCCACCGCCAATAACAACTCCAACTACAGGCATGCCTGGTTCAGGACCACCCTTCGGCGTGGCAGAGCCAACGGGGCTTCCGAGTTCAGCAACTCATGCGTCGCATAGcttcatttcattttttacaGCAGTTGGGATACTACTACTGAGGCAATATTATCTTTAA